Proteins found in one Paraburkholderia caballeronis genomic segment:
- the gcvH gene encoding glycine cleavage system protein GcvH, producing MSIPADLKYTESHEWVRTEADGTLTVGITDHAQEALGDIVFLELPAAGKTVTAGDAVAVIESVKAASDIYAPVSGEIVESNASLVDTPDQVNGAPYTSWLFKIKPAADASLDKLLDAAGYEKAIGA from the coding sequence ATGAGCATCCCGGCAGATCTGAAATACACCGAATCGCACGAATGGGTCCGCACCGAAGCCGACGGCACGCTGACCGTCGGCATCACCGACCACGCGCAGGAAGCCCTCGGCGACATCGTCTTCCTCGAACTGCCCGCGGCGGGCAAGACCGTGACGGCCGGCGACGCGGTCGCGGTGATCGAATCGGTGAAGGCCGCGTCCGACATCTACGCGCCGGTCAGCGGCGAGATCGTCGAATCGAACGCGTCGCTCGTCGATACGCCCGACCAGGTGAACGGCGCGCCGTACACGTCGTGGCTATTCAAGATCAAACCGGCTGCGGACGCGTCGCTCGACAAGCTGCTCGACGCCGCCGGCTACGAAAAGGCGATCGGCGCCTGA
- a CDS encoding oxidoreductase, translating to MTSPLKIGLMGYGFAGQTFHAPVIAHCGHAVVAAIATGQPDRARADYPDATLVADLDALVALTDVECVVIATPNDTHFDLARRTLASGKHVVVDKPVTLTAAEARTLADLAQQRGLVFAPFHNRRWDGDFATVRELLDAGTLGRVTHFESHFDRFRPLVRQRWREDAARGGGLLYDLGPHLIDQALALFGAPDTVTAFVHTRRDDGSAPDYAHLVLGYPQHEAVLHASALAAFAPRFVIHGTRGSYLKNGLDTQEDQLKAGLRPGDAGFGGGNEPGRLHVLLDDGHETERTLPTADGDYTGFYRALAASIRAGVPFPVSPQDAIDVMTVIELAMQSAASGRTLAFAHAS from the coding sequence ATGACCTCGCCGCTGAAAATCGGCTTGATGGGCTACGGCTTTGCCGGCCAGACGTTTCACGCGCCGGTGATCGCGCACTGCGGCCACGCCGTGGTCGCCGCGATCGCGACCGGCCAGCCCGACCGCGCGCGCGCCGACTATCCGGACGCGACGCTCGTCGCCGACCTCGACGCGCTCGTCGCGCTCACGGACGTCGAATGCGTCGTGATCGCGACGCCAAACGACACGCACTTCGACCTCGCGCGCCGCACGCTCGCCAGCGGCAAGCACGTGGTCGTCGACAAGCCGGTCACGCTGACCGCCGCCGAAGCCCGCACGCTCGCGGACCTCGCGCAGCAGCGCGGGCTGGTGTTCGCGCCGTTTCACAACCGCCGCTGGGACGGCGACTTCGCGACGGTCCGCGAACTGCTGGACGCGGGCACGCTCGGCCGCGTCACGCATTTCGAATCGCACTTCGACCGCTTCCGGCCGCTCGTGCGCCAACGCTGGCGCGAGGACGCCGCGCGCGGCGGCGGCCTGCTGTACGACCTCGGCCCGCACCTGATCGACCAGGCGCTCGCGCTGTTCGGCGCGCCGGACACCGTCACCGCGTTCGTGCACACGCGCCGCGACGACGGCAGCGCGCCGGACTACGCGCATCTGGTGCTCGGTTATCCGCAGCACGAAGCGGTGTTGCACGCGAGCGCGCTCGCCGCGTTCGCGCCGCGCTTCGTGATCCACGGCACGCGCGGCAGTTATCTGAAGAACGGGCTCGACACGCAGGAGGACCAGTTGAAGGCCGGCCTGCGTCCCGGCGACGCCGGCTTCGGCGGCGGCAACGAGCCGGGACGTCTGCATGTGCTGCTCGACGACGGGCACGAAACCGAACGCACGCTGCCGACCGCCGACGGCGACTACACCGGTTTCTACCGCGCGCTGGCCGCGTCGATCCGCGCTGGCGTGCCGTTCCCGGTCAGTCCGCAAGACGCGATCGACGTGATGACCGTGATCGAGCTGGCGATGCAGAGCGCCGCGTCGGGCCGCACGCTCGCGTTCGCGCACGCGTCCTGA
- the gcvT gene encoding glycine cleavage system aminomethyltransferase GcvT, with protein sequence MTELRKTPLHAAHQALNARMVDFGGWDMPVNYGSQIDEHRAVRTDAGMFDVSHMCVVDFSGANARAFFSHVVANNVAKLQTPGRALYSCMLNPQGGVIDDLIVYYFAEDSFRAVVNAGTAEKDIAWFQKLNDEGGFGLAITPRRDLAIVAVQGPNARDRVWQVAPSTRSASETLKPFNAAKIDATPFGELMIARTGYTGEDGFEVVLPAIAVGEFWDALQRQGVKPCGLGARDTLRLEAGMNLYGQDMDDTVSPLDAGLAWTVDLKEPRDFVGRAALEANGCRAAFVGLILQKENGKAGGVLRAHQKVLTPHGEGEITSGTFSPTMQESIAFARVPQGVQPGDVVQVQIRDKALPASVVKLPFVRNGKVLAA encoded by the coding sequence ATGACCGAACTCAGGAAAACCCCGCTCCACGCCGCTCACCAGGCGCTCAACGCGCGCATGGTCGATTTCGGCGGCTGGGACATGCCCGTCAACTACGGCTCGCAGATCGACGAGCACCGCGCGGTCCGCACCGACGCCGGCATGTTCGACGTGTCGCACATGTGCGTCGTCGACTTCAGCGGCGCGAACGCGCGCGCGTTCTTCTCGCACGTGGTCGCGAACAACGTCGCGAAGCTGCAAACGCCCGGCCGCGCGCTGTACAGCTGCATGCTGAACCCGCAAGGCGGCGTGATCGACGACCTGATCGTCTATTACTTCGCGGAAGACAGCTTCCGCGCGGTCGTCAACGCGGGCACCGCCGAGAAAGACATCGCGTGGTTCCAGAAGCTGAACGACGAAGGCGGCTTCGGCCTCGCGATCACGCCGCGCCGCGACCTCGCGATCGTCGCGGTGCAAGGCCCGAACGCGCGCGACCGCGTGTGGCAGGTCGCGCCGTCCACTCGCAGCGCGAGCGAAACGCTGAAGCCGTTCAACGCAGCGAAGATCGACGCGACGCCGTTCGGCGAATTGATGATCGCGCGCACCGGCTACACCGGCGAGGACGGCTTCGAAGTCGTGCTGCCGGCCATCGCGGTCGGCGAATTCTGGGACGCGCTGCAACGCCAGGGCGTGAAGCCGTGCGGCCTCGGCGCGCGCGACACGCTGCGCCTCGAAGCCGGCATGAACCTGTACGGCCAGGACATGGACGACACGGTGTCGCCGCTCGACGCCGGCCTCGCATGGACCGTCGACCTGAAGGAGCCGCGCGACTTCGTCGGCCGCGCCGCGCTGGAAGCGAACGGCTGCCGCGCCGCGTTCGTCGGCCTGATCCTGCAGAAGGAAAACGGCAAGGCGGGCGGCGTGCTGCGCGCGCACCAGAAGGTGCTGACCCCGCACGGCGAAGGCGAGATCACGAGCGGCACGTTCTCGCCGACGATGCAGGAGTCGATCGCGTTCGCGCGCGTGCCGCAGGGCGTCCAGCCGGGCGACGTCGTGCAGGTGCAGATCCGTGACAAGGCCCTTCCCGCAAGCGTGGTAAAACTGCCGTTCGTGCGCAACGGCAAGGTGCTCGCCGCCTGA